The Pseudoalteromonas spongiae UST010723-006 genome window below encodes:
- a CDS encoding phosphopantetheine-binding protein, whose translation MSDLKIKIKKLIIESLDLEDITVDDINDSEPLFIDGLGLDSIDALELGLAIKKEFDIKIDANSEETKQHFASVDALAAFIEQNA comes from the coding sequence ATGAGTGATTTAAAAATTAAAATCAAGAAGCTCATTATTGAATCATTAGATTTAGAAGATATTACCGTTGATGATATTAACGACAGCGAACCACTTTTTATTGATGGTTTGGGCCTTGATAGCATTGATGCGCTAGAGCTTGGCTTAGCGATTAAAAAAGAGTTTGATATTAAAATTGACGCAAACTCAGAAGAAACAAAGCAGCATTTTGCATCGGTTGATGCGTTAGCAGCGTTTATTGAACAAAACGCATAA
- a CDS encoding acyl carrier protein, translating to MKTQQEIFAVLTDILVEEFEIDQDDISLEANLYQDLDLDSIDAVDLVVKLREITGQKIDPEAFKQVRTVEDVVNEVSKLVSA from the coding sequence ATGAAAACACAACAAGAAATCTTCGCAGTATTAACTGATATCTTGGTGGAAGAATTTGAAATAGATCAAGACGATATTTCGCTTGAGGCAAACCTTTATCAAGATTTAGATCTCGACAGTATTGATGCCGTTGATCTGGTAGTGAAATTGCGTGAAATCACAGGACAAAAGATTGATCCTGAAGCGTTTAAGCAAGTACGCACTGTAGAAGATGTGGTAAACGAAGTAAGCAAGTTGGTTTCAGCGTAA
- a CDS encoding lysophospholipid acyltransferase family protein — protein MLTKLGRCWRIVATGFCFAVFGLGGLLVPLIVLPIQYLIYRDEEKRRKAARYTVHLLFKFFVGLMGALGIFKFTIADRTKFANLTGKLVLANHPTLIDVVVLISLIPNADCVVKAHLFSNPFMRGVIKSTGYISNESPEGLLTDCAASLAAGNNLIVFPEGTRTTPGQALKFKRGAANIALRCRADIVSVLIHVAPSTLTKSEMWYEVAPTQAKFDLAMTKQQLQLPSFEASKLTQHARSFTRDMQAFFQGELDSYE, from the coding sequence TTGTTAACCAAGCTAGGACGCTGCTGGCGCATTGTCGCAACCGGATTTTGTTTTGCGGTGTTTGGCTTAGGTGGATTGTTAGTTCCGCTAATTGTATTGCCTATTCAGTACCTTATTTATCGCGATGAAGAAAAGCGCCGCAAGGCAGCGCGCTATACAGTGCATTTGCTGTTTAAGTTTTTTGTTGGCTTGATGGGCGCATTAGGAATCTTTAAATTCACTATTGCTGATCGAACTAAATTTGCCAATTTAACAGGCAAGTTAGTACTTGCTAATCACCCGACCTTGATTGATGTTGTGGTACTTATTTCACTTATTCCCAATGCAGATTGTGTTGTTAAAGCACATTTATTTAGTAACCCATTTATGCGAGGTGTGATAAAATCCACCGGTTATATAAGCAATGAAAGCCCTGAGGGCTTACTAACGGATTGTGCAGCATCACTTGCTGCGGGAAATAACTTGATCGTGTTTCCCGAGGGCACTCGTACGACACCTGGTCAAGCGTTAAAATTTAAACGAGGCGCTGCAAATATCGCACTGCGCTGTCGTGCTGATATCGTTTCGGTGTTAATTCATGTTGCACCGTCAACGTTAACCAAGTCAGAAATGTGGTACGAAGTGGCGCCTACGCAGGCTAAATTTGATCTCGCAATGACGAAACAACAATTGCAATTACCCAGTTTTGAAGCGTCGAAATTGACGCAGCATGCGCGTAGTTTTACGCGCGATATGCAGGCATTTTTTCAAGGAGAATTAGACAGCTATGAGTGA